DNA sequence from the Ruminococcus albus 7 = DSM 20455 genome:
CTGTTGAGGGCTTTATTGATTCATCCGAGGACGATCTCAAGGCAATGCTCAGCGATCTTGGCCTTGCTATGGATCTTGATGATATCAAGTTCTGCCGTAAGTATTTCAAGGAGCAGGAGAAGCGTGATCCTACTATCACCGAGATCAGAATGATCGATACATATTGGTCGGATCACTGCCGTCACACAACATTCTCAACTATTGTTGATAATGTTTCTATTGAGCCCGACTATATCGCAGCTACCTTTACCGATTATATAAATGCCAGAAAAGACCTCTACGCAGGCAGAACAGACAAGCCCATAACCCTTATGGATCTGGCTTGTTTCGGTGCTAAGCAGCTCAAGAAGGCAGGTCTGCTGAAAGATCTGGATGAGAGTGAAGAGATCAATGCTTGTTCCGTAAAGATCAAGGTCGATGTTGACGGTGTTGATGAGGACTGGCTGTTGATGTTCAAGAACGAGACGCACAACCATCCCACTGAGATCGAGCCTTTCGGCGGTGCAGCTACTTGTCTCGGCGGTGCTATCAGAGATCCGCTGTCAGGACGTTCGTATGTATATCAGGCAATGCGTGTAACAGGTGCAGGTAATCCACTTGTTCCCGTTGAAGACACTATCGCAGGTAAGCTTCCTCAGAGAAAGCTTGTAGTTGGTGCTGCTAACGGTTATTCTTCCTATGGTAACCAGATCGGTCTTGCTACTGGTCACGTAAATGAGATATATCACCCCGGATACGTTGCAAAGCGTATGGAGATAGGTGCTGTTATCGGCGCTGCTCCAGCTTCCAATGTAAGGCGTGAAAGACCTGCTCCGGAGGATATCGTTATCCTGCTGGGTGGTAAGACCGGACGTGACGGCTGCGGCGGTGCAACAGGTTCATCAAAGTCCCATACACTGCATTCTCTTGAGACCTGCGGTGCTGAAGTTCAGAAGGGTAATGCTCCCGAAGAAAGAAAGCTCCAGAGACTGTTCAGAAATCCTGAAGTTACTGCTATGATCAAGCGCTGCAACGACTTCGGTGCAGGCGGTGTATCCGTTGCTATCGGTGAGCTCGCTGACGGTCTTCAGATAAATCTTGATCTTGTTACAAAGAAATATGACGGCCTTGACGGTACAGAACTTGCTATCTCCGAATCTCAGGAGAGAATGGCTGTTGTTATCGCCAAGGAAGACCTTGAAAAGTTCATGGCTGAGGCTGCTAAGGAAAATCTTGAAGCTACTATGGTAGCGAGGGTTACTGAAGAGCCCAGACTGAGAATGAACTGGAACGGTAAGACAATAGTTGATCTTTCCAGAGAGTTCCTTAACTCCAACGGCGCAGAAAAGCACACTGATATCGAAGTGCCTACTCCTGTATTTGCAAATGATGATGGCGGTGCAGACACGGCTGACCGTTGGGAAGCTATGATCTCTAACCTTAATATCTGCTCTCAGAAGGGTCTTGTAGAACGTTTTGACTCCACTATCGGTGCAGGTACTGTACTTATGCCTTACGGCGGTAAGTATCAGAACACTCCTACTCAGGCTATGGCTTGCAAGCTCCCAGTACTTAATGGTGAAACTACCACAGCTTCTGTAATGGGCTGGGGCTTTAATCCTTTCCTGTCCAGTGTAAGCCCTTACCACGGTGCAATGTCCGCAGTTGTTGAATCAATATCCAAGGTTATCGCGACCGGTGGTTCTTACAAGCATTGTTGGCTGACATTCCAGGAGTATTTCGAGAGAACTCAGAATGATCCTTCAAGATGGGGACAGCCTTTCTCCGCACTGCTTGGCGCTTATAAAGCTCAGATAGAACTGGGCTGCGGCTCTATCGGCGGTAAGGACTCAATGTCGGGTACTTTTGAGAATATCGACGTTCCTCCTACTCTTGTATCTTTTGCAGTTTCCACTGCTAAGACTGATAAAGTCATCTCACAGGAGTTTAAAAAGGCAGGCTCCAAGGTAATACTCATCAAGCCTGAATATGATGCAAATAATCTCGTTAACTTCGACAGCCTGAAAAAGGTATTCGAGAAGGTCGAGAAGCTTATAGCTGACGGCAAGGTACTGTCCTGCTGGTCTGTAGCTTACGGCGGCGTTTCCGAGGCTGTTGCTAAGATGGCATTCGGAAATAAGATCGGTTTCAAGTTTATCGGTAAGGTAACTCCTGCTGAACTCTTCCGTGCTTGCTACGGCAGCTTCGTTATCGAACTCGCTGACGGCGTTGATGCTGATGAAAGGATCATCGGTATCACAACAAATGATTATATCATCGAAAACAACGACTATACTGTTGACCTGAATAAACTTCAGGCACTGTGGGAAGGCAAGTTGGAACCCGTTTACCCCGTTCACGTAAGCGAGCCAGCTGAAAAGCCCAATAAGTATACCTTCAAGGCAGAGGAGAGAAAAGCTCCGGCTATAAAGGTAGCTAAGCCTAAGGTGCTTATACCTGTATTCCCCGGTACCAACTGCGAATACGATACGGCAAGACAGTTTGAGAAGGCCGGTGCTGAGGCTGAGATATTCGTGGTAAGGAATCTATCCGAGCAGGCAATCAAGGAATCTGTTGATGCTATGGAAAAGAAGATCAAGCAGTCACAGATTGTTATGCTGCCCGGCGGTTTCAGCGGCGGTGATGAGCCTGACGGAAGCGGTAAGTTTATCGTATCATTCCTGCGCAATCCCAAGCTGACAGATGCTATCCATGATCTTCTTAAAAATCGCGATGGTCTGATGCTTGGTATCTGCAACGGTTTCCAGGCTCTGGTAAAACTGGGTCTTGTACCTTATGGTGAGATCGTTGATATGCGTGATGATTCACCCACACTGACATTCAACACTATCGCAAGACATCAGTCCAAGATGGTAAATACACGTATCGCTTCTAACAAGTCGCCTTGGCTGGCAGCTTGCGAAGTAGATGATATCCACAGTATAGCTATCTCTCACGGTGAGGGAAGATTCGTGGCTACTGCTGAGGAGATCGCCAAGCTTGCAGCTAACGGTCAGATCGCAACACAGTACGTTGACTTCGACGGCGAACCCACATTTGATATCCACTGCAACCCCAACACATCATTCGATGCTATCGAGGGTATCACTTCGCCCGACGGCAGAGTGCTGGGTAAGATGGGTCACTCCGAAAGAATGGGCAACGGTGTATGCATCAACGTTCCCGGTGCAAAGGATCAGAAGATCTTTGAGAGCGGCGTAAAGTATTTCAAATAATCTGATATCCTGACAATCGTCCGTGAAAGCGGACGATTGTTTTTTGCGTTGATTGACTTTCAGTTCCAGTTATGTTATAATTGTCCACATGAAAGGAGCGATAAAAATGTTAATACCTTCAAGACTTAAAAAGGGGAGTAAGATTGCGATCGTTTCGCTTTCATGGGGAATACTCGGTGATCCGAGCAGTTCTTTCTGTATTGATCTCGGAGTAAAACGCATGAAAGAAATGGGGTTGGAACCTGTTTTCATGCCCAACGCGCTTAAAGGTGAAAAGTTTATCCAAGATAATCCCGATGCCCGCGCATCCGATCTGAAAGCTGCTTTTGCGGATAAAAATATTGACGGTATATTCTGTGCAATCGGCGGTAATGACACTTTCAGGACGCTGCCGTTCCTCATAGATGACCCTGAGTTTGTAAAACTTGTTCATGAACATCCAAAGGTTTTCATGGGTTATTCAGATACAACGGTTAACCACCTGATGTTTTACAAACTTGGCTTACAGACTTACTACGGCCCTTCTTTTCTTGATAATTTTGCAGATTATGGAAAGGATATGTTGGAGTATACTAAAGAGTCGGTAAAAACTCTTTTTTATGGTCATACTTTATCCGAGATACATCCTGCACCGTTATGGTTTGAAAACAGGAAAGACTTTTCCGAAAGTCAGCTTGGTGTGCCGCGCATATCACATAAAGAAGAGCACGGATTTGAACTTTTGCAGGGTGATGAAGGATTTTCAGGTGAACTCATCGGAGGCTGCCTTGAAAGCATCAGTGATCTGCTGACAGGTGACTGTCATTCCGAAGAGAAAGTTATATGTGATAGATATGGCATTTTCCCGGAAAAGGATGAATTACATGGCAAAGTGCTGTTCATTGAGACCTGTGAGGAATGTCCATCGCCTGAGAAGTTTGCTTATGAACTCGAACAATTGAAAAAGCGAGGCGTTTTTGAAGCAGTAAATGGTGTCATAGTGGGTAAGCCTTATGACGAGATATACTATGAAGAATATAAGCCTGTGCTTAAAAGGGTCATTGATGACCCTGCACTTCCTATACTCTATAACGTTAATTTTGGTCATTCGCATCCCAAGACCATACTGCCATATGGTGCCGGTGTAATATGTCTCAGGGGCAGGATCGTTTTCACTTGAAAACTGTGTTATATACTTTTGTTTGTTGGTGTCTTTACTTTTTTGAGTATATATGATATAATTAAGACAGTACTGTTAAGAGCAGTACTGTCTTTAATCTTTATTATGTCGGTGATAGAAAATGGATGACAAGCAGCTGCTTATAGAAAAGTATCATCTTATACATGAAAACAATGCGTGGTATTCGGACAGGGAAAACTCTCATAAGCATCTTATTTTTAAAGATGTTTTCTATGAGCGGAACGATGTCATTGGACTGCTTTTTCGCATAAACAAGCTTTGTGCTGCCAAGGTAAAATACTTTCGTGCAAATATAGATAAATTTGATCCGATGAAGTATGACTATAAAAATGGATTTATATCCGTCCCTCTGTGGGATGCTGATTTCCTGAAACATCGTGCATCCGGATTTATCATTGATTTCAGGTATTTACAGACTATTACTGTATATGAGGATTTTATTGCTCTTTGTGAAGAGCTTGAGCGTTTTGAATGATAATACAAACAAAGCTAAACTGTGGCATAAAGCTTATATTAGTGATCTGCCACTGTCATCGAGAAGGAGGTCTACTTATGGAAAAACTGCTGAAACTTTTAAAGTCAAATGCAAGACTCTCAAATGCCGAACTTGCTGTAATGCTCGGTAAGACTGAGGGTGAGGTCGCCGCGGAGATAGAAAAACTGGAAAAAGACGGAATAATTACCGGTTATACTGCTATAGTTGACGAAGCTGTGTATGATCCTAATTCTGTTACCGCTTTGATCGAATTAAAAGTTACCCCACAGTCACAATCCGGCTATGATGATATAGCTAAATCCATAGCAGCTTATGATCAAGTAGAATCCGTACGACTAATGTCAGGAGTATATGACATACTGGTATCAGTTACAGGTACAAATATCCGTGAAGTTTCAAGATTTGTTGCTGAAAATCTAGCAGCTATGGATGGTGTGCAGTCTACAGCAACTCACTTTCTGCTGAGAAGCTATAAAGTCAATGGTATATCCGTTACTGCTGATGATAAAGATGAGAGGGGATTGATGTTCCCATGATAGATTACAATAAGATCCTTTCTCCTGCTATTGTGGATATGAAGCCATCCGGCATACGAAAATTCTTCGATATTGCACAGCAGCTGGAGGGTGTTATCTCTCTTGGTGTTGGTGAACCTGATTTCAAAACACCGTGGGTGGTCAGACGTGAAGCGATAAACGTACTGGAAAAGGGCAGAACTTCTTATACTGCAAATGCAGGTCTCGCAGAACTCCGCAAAGAGATAGCACGTTATTTCAGCGACAGGATAGGTGTAAACTATGATCCCAATGATGAGATAATCGTAACCGTAGGAGGTTCTGAGGGAATAGATCTTTGTATCAGGTCCATTGTAACAGCAGGTGATGAGGTATTGATAGTTCAGCCTTCATTTGTCTGTTACAGCCCCATAGTTACACTATGCGGAGGAGTTCCTGTGCCTATAGAGACTAAGGCTGAAAATGAATTCCGTCTTACTGCCGAGGAATTAAGAAGTAAGATAACCGAAAAAACAAAACTTCTGGTTCTGCCTTTCCCGAATAATCCCACAGGTGCGATCATGCGCAGAGAAGATCTTGAAGAAATTGCAGAAGTTCTTCGTGATACAAATGTCCTTGTTCTCTCTGATGAGATATATTCTGAGCTTACATACAGCGGAAAGCACGTTTCAATTGCGTCCCTTCCTGGGATGAGAGAGCGTACAATTGTCATAAACGGATTTTCAAAGGCTTATGCCATGACAGGCTGGCGACTTGGTATCGCTGCTGCCCCCCGGGAGATAACATCGCAGATGCTTAAACTCCACCAGTACGCTATTATGTCTTCACCGACAGTCAGTCAGTTCGCAGCGATTACAGCACTAAGGGAATGTGATGAAGATATCGCAAAAATGCGTGATGAATACGATATGCGTCGTCGTTATCTCGTTGATGCTTTCAATAAGCTTGGTCTTGATTGTTTTACGCCTCAGGGTGCGTTTTATGTGTTCCCATGTATCAGAAGTACCGGGCTTTCAAGCAGCGATTTTTGTGAAAAACTGGTTTACAGTAAAAAAGTTGCTGTTGTTCCGGGTAATGCATTCGGTGATTGTGGCGAGGGTTTTGTGCGTGTCTCCTATGCATATTCTCTAAGCCACCTCAGAGAAGCGATAAAGCGTATCAGCGAATTTTTAGAGGAGCTTAAAAATGGCACTGTATAATAATATCAAAGTCAAGGCATACGGCAAAATAAACCTTTTGCTGGATATAATAGGAAGGCGTGAAGACGGATATCATATGCTTAATACCGTCATGCAGACGGTAAGTGTGTATGATACGCTTGAACTTTCGATAGACGCTGATTCTCCGGAAGGTATAGAGATTGTTTGCGACAAGGAGGGATTCCCCCTTGACAGCAGTAATCTTATCTGGAAGGCAGCTGAGTTATTCAAAGAGTATACGGGTATCACTTTCGGCGGAAAACTTATAGTCAAAGTTGAGAAAAATCTGCCGTCTCAGGCAGGTATGGGCGGCGGCAGCGCCGATTGCGCGGCCATGCTGAAAGCTATGAATACATTCTTCTGTACACTGAAAGATGAGGATGAACTCTGTGAACTTGGTGCAAAGCTTGGTGCAGATGTTCCGTTTTGTATAAAGGGCGGTACAAGGCTATGTCAGGGTATAGGTGAGATAACAAATAAGCTGCCATCCATAGACTGTGCTTTTGTTATAGTCAAGCCGGATGTCAGTGTTTCCACACCTGAGGCTTATAAGCGTTATGATCTTATGAAATCTCCTCCGAGGAGCCATCTCGATTATTTCCTTAAATCGCTTGCTTCCGGTAATGTTTTCTCCACTATCATATACCTCTTCAATGTTTTTGAAGCAGCCATAGACCAGCCGGAGATAGCACAGGCTAAACAGACCCTAAAAGAGGCAGGTGCCCTCAATACACTTATGACAGGCAGTGGTTCAGCTGTATTCGGTGTTTTTGAAAATGAAAAATATGCTGAACAAGCTGCTGCAAAACTTTCAGGCAAGTATAATTACTGTGAGGTATGTGTTCCCGTAAAGAGTGGATATGAGCTTATGTGGGTCAACAGATAGTATAGGAAAGGAAGGCAATTGAATGAACTATAAATGTAAATTCTGCGGATACAGATTCAAGGACAAGGATGAACAGATATGTCCTGAATGCCTTACTGCCCGTGAAGATGATATTTCCTGTGGTATTTTCGGTGAAGACGAACACAGCCATGAACGTTTCGATGCTGATAATTTCTATGATGGTCGTGTTGTAAAAAGTGATACGTTCAAAGACGGTAAAGCAGATTTTCTGAAAGAAGAACGCCGTGAAGAGAACCGCGCTGCTGCTGCAAAGTACGAACGAAGAAATGGTGGAGATATCAACGTTGAGGCAACTCCGTCTCCTAGACTTTCAATAAATACGCAGTCATATAATTACGGTAACCAGTTTTCTGCAGTAAATAAAACAAATAGCCCTAAGAAGAAAAGCAGCGGTAAGGGTTGTGCTGTGTTTATTATTATTTTGATAATGCTCGGTATGTTCGGTGATAGGATACCTGAACTGATTGACAAAATCAAGGAAGAAATAAATAGCACAAATAACAGTTCTTCCCAAGTCAGCAAAAATACCAAAGAACCCGAGATACAGGGTATTAAGGGTTCAAAATCGATCGACTGTGATTTTGACATTTATTTGGAAAGTTTTGATATCAGCAGCATGACCTATGACGAAATGACTATTTTCCAGAAGCCTAATATTTTTTATTCGGATAATGACAACTGGATTCCAGTCGAGGAAAGTGATCAGCGTGACTTAAAGTCTATGAAAATGACTTTTGTTTTTGAATACCCCGATCACAAAAAAGTAGAATCAGAAGATGTAGAGATAAAAGATATCTACAGCTTTGGATATAATGCCGATAATGAGGCTACTAGTTTATATACCGGTTCAATTAATGATACTAACATTGTTAGTATCAAAAGAACTGTTCTCAGCCCCACCATGTTTTTTGATGCAGGTTCTGAATCGGGATACATATTTATTGATCTTGATTATAAGGGCAAGGAGGTTACATTCACTTTCCCTGTTGAATTAATAGAATAATGATTAGTAAAGAATTGCTGAAAAGCTGCAAACTTTGTCCTCGTAAATGCGGTGCTGAAAGGTTTGCAGGTAAATTGGGATTCTGCCGCGCGGGGGCAGAGATAAAGATAGCACGTGCAGATCTTCATATGTGGGAAGAACCTCCTATCAGCGGTACTAACGGCTCGGGTACTGTCTTTTTCTCAGGCTGCAATCTGCAGTGCTGTTTTTGCCAGAATCATGTGATATCTGCTGAGGGAAAGGGCTTCGTGCTTACTGCGAAAGAACTTGCCGACACGTTTCTGATGCTGCAGGATAGGGGTGCTCATAACATAAATCTTGTAACCGCGGCTACCTATGTTCCGCAGATAATTGAAGCTCTTGACATAGCAGGGGACAAGCTTAACATACCGATCGTTTACAACAGCGGCGGATATGAAAACATTGAAACACTTGAAATGCTGAGAGGCTATGTGGATATCTTCCTGCCTGATCTGAAATATTACTCAGGTGAGCTTTCTTCAGATTATTCCGGTGCTTCTGATTACTTTGGGTGTGCATCAAGGTCGCTCATTAAAATGCACGAGCTTGTAGGTTCGCCAAAGTTTGATGAAAACGGAATAATGAAAAGGGGAGTAATCGTAAGGCATCTTGTATTACCCTCATGTCGTCATGATTCCGCTAAGATCATCGGCTGGCTGGCAGATAATTTCACACCAAATGAGATACTTATAAGCCTTATGAGTCAGTATACTCCTATGTATAAAGCAAAGGATATCGAGGCGCTGTCCCGCAGAACGTCAACCTTTGAATATGAGTACGTTTGCAGACTTGTTGAAGGCTGTGGATTTGATGGATTTTTCCAGCAGAGAAGCGCTGCTGAGGACAAATATGTCCCGGAATTTTTTGATAAGAAATACTATTGATATCGGAGCAGCAAATGAAAGAATTTAAATTACAGCCATTGCGGATATGTGCAGGTTGGAAAGTAGCCTATAATAATTTCTCGGAATATGACCCTGAGAAAGATGAATCGGAATATTCATACGAGCTATATGAGGATCTTTTGCAGCTTGAAAACAACGAGCTTCTTATTGATCTCGGTTGGTATCCGCATGGTGAACTTGAGGGAAGTTATAAACTGTATATGGTCAATATCACTTTTGAAGCACCCTTTCAACATCCACTTGAAGTTTTTTCTTCTCGCTCAAAAACGGAGATACTTGAAAAGCTTGAATACTGGACAAATTCTGGCTTTTATCAGAAGTATATCAGGCCTACTGTAAAATGATATAATTATCTCTTAAATATTAATCGATTTGTAATAACTAACCCTTGACAATCAGTACAAAATGCGTTATAATGACAATAAGAACTATGAATTGGTTCTTATCACAAAACAAACACATAATACTGATTGACAGATAAAGAAAAGAGGGAATGCCGATGTCTAAAGCTATGGGTTCAAGATACTCTGTTGAAACCTCCAAGGAGAGCAGAGAGTATTTTGAGTTCGTCAAGGATCTTCTTGATAATGAAGTAGTGCGTGAGATGAAGAAATTCAGACACCACTATAGTACAACCTGTTACCAGCATTGTCTTAATGTGTCATATTATAATTATATCGTCTGCAAAAAGCTGGGTCTGAATGCGAAAGCCGCTGCGAGAGCCGGTATGCTCCATGACCTGTTTCTGTACGACTGGCGCGATGAGCCAAGGAAAAAAGGCGAGCTGCCTCATGGTTTTACTCATCCAAGGATAGCTCTTGAAAATGCTAAGGAGCATTTTGAACTGGACAAGGTCGAGGAAGATATGATAATCAAGCATATGTGGCCGCTGACAGTTAAATTGCCCAAATATGCAGAGTCCTATGTTATAGTTATGATCGACAAATATGCCGCTATGCTGGAGTTCGGTGTTCACTTCAAGAACGTTCTTTCAAACACTGTTCACTCCATACACAAGCATAATTAAGATGCCTGATACAGAAAACAACAAGTCTCCTGCGCTGATCCCGCAGGAGACTTTATTTTTTTAAATGGTTATCCCCTTAACACACCACAAGTAAGATCACTGCACCAAAGCAGCCAAGAGCCTTAAATACGCACTGTTTCCCAGCTTACGACGGTTGAATTTGTAACAGTATTCGGCAGCATATAACGCTGTGTGGATCTTTTCGTTTCCGTGGTAAGT
Encoded proteins:
- a CDS encoding phosphoribosylformylglycinamidine synthase encodes the protein MSVYRIYVEKKPEFAVEADSLLGGIKSALGLENLKGMRVINRYDAEGLPVKDFELAIPVVFSEPAVDVTYDHLPAVGEDEQIFAVEYLPGQFDQRADSCAQCISLLTAGKRPVIKSARIYIVSGSLSDEELAQIKHYIINPVESREASLDEFETLDIKYDIPTEVSTVEGFIDSSEDDLKAMLSDLGLAMDLDDIKFCRKYFKEQEKRDPTITEIRMIDTYWSDHCRHTTFSTIVDNVSIEPDYIAATFTDYINARKDLYAGRTDKPITLMDLACFGAKQLKKAGLLKDLDESEEINACSVKIKVDVDGVDEDWLLMFKNETHNHPTEIEPFGGAATCLGGAIRDPLSGRSYVYQAMRVTGAGNPLVPVEDTIAGKLPQRKLVVGAANGYSSYGNQIGLATGHVNEIYHPGYVAKRMEIGAVIGAAPASNVRRERPAPEDIVILLGGKTGRDGCGGATGSSKSHTLHSLETCGAEVQKGNAPEERKLQRLFRNPEVTAMIKRCNDFGAGGVSVAIGELADGLQINLDLVTKKYDGLDGTELAISESQERMAVVIAKEDLEKFMAEAAKENLEATMVARVTEEPRLRMNWNGKTIVDLSREFLNSNGAEKHTDIEVPTPVFANDDGGADTADRWEAMISNLNICSQKGLVERFDSTIGAGTVLMPYGGKYQNTPTQAMACKLPVLNGETTTASVMGWGFNPFLSSVSPYHGAMSAVVESISKVIATGGSYKHCWLTFQEYFERTQNDPSRWGQPFSALLGAYKAQIELGCGSIGGKDSMSGTFENIDVPPTLVSFAVSTAKTDKVISQEFKKAGSKVILIKPEYDANNLVNFDSLKKVFEKVEKLIADGKVLSCWSVAYGGVSEAVAKMAFGNKIGFKFIGKVTPAELFRACYGSFVIELADGVDADERIIGITTNDYIIENNDYTVDLNKLQALWEGKLEPVYPVHVSEPAEKPNKYTFKAEERKAPAIKVAKPKVLIPVFPGTNCEYDTARQFEKAGAEAEIFVVRNLSEQAIKESVDAMEKKIKQSQIVMLPGGFSGGDEPDGSGKFIVSFLRNPKLTDAIHDLLKNRDGLMLGICNGFQALVKLGLVPYGEIVDMRDDSPTLTFNTIARHQSKMVNTRIASNKSPWLAACEVDDIHSIAISHGEGRFVATAEEIAKLAANGQIATQYVDFDGEPTFDIHCNPNTSFDAIEGITSPDGRVLGKMGHSERMGNGVCINVPGAKDQKIFESGVKYFK
- a CDS encoding S66 family peptidase → MLIPSRLKKGSKIAIVSLSWGILGDPSSSFCIDLGVKRMKEMGLEPVFMPNALKGEKFIQDNPDARASDLKAAFADKNIDGIFCAIGGNDTFRTLPFLIDDPEFVKLVHEHPKVFMGYSDTTVNHLMFYKLGLQTYYGPSFLDNFADYGKDMLEYTKESVKTLFYGHTLSEIHPAPLWFENRKDFSESQLGVPRISHKEEHGFELLQGDEGFSGELIGGCLESISDLLTGDCHSEEKVICDRYGIFPEKDELHGKVLFIETCEECPSPEKFAYELEQLKKRGVFEAVNGVIVGKPYDEIYYEEYKPVLKRVIDDPALPILYNVNFGHSHPKTILPYGAGVICLRGRIVFT
- a CDS encoding Lrp/AsnC family transcriptional regulator translates to MEKLLKLLKSNARLSNAELAVMLGKTEGEVAAEIEKLEKDGIITGYTAIVDEAVYDPNSVTALIELKVTPQSQSGYDDIAKSIAAYDQVESVRLMSGVYDILVSVTGTNIREVSRFVAENLAAMDGVQSTATHFLLRSYKVNGISVTADDKDERGLMFP
- a CDS encoding aminotransferase class I/II-fold pyridoxal phosphate-dependent enzyme — its product is MIDYNKILSPAIVDMKPSGIRKFFDIAQQLEGVISLGVGEPDFKTPWVVRREAINVLEKGRTSYTANAGLAELRKEIARYFSDRIGVNYDPNDEIIVTVGGSEGIDLCIRSIVTAGDEVLIVQPSFVCYSPIVTLCGGVPVPIETKAENEFRLTAEELRSKITEKTKLLVLPFPNNPTGAIMRREDLEEIAEVLRDTNVLVLSDEIYSELTYSGKHVSIASLPGMRERTIVINGFSKAYAMTGWRLGIAAAPREITSQMLKLHQYAIMSSPTVSQFAAITALRECDEDIAKMRDEYDMRRRYLVDAFNKLGLDCFTPQGAFYVFPCIRSTGLSSSDFCEKLVYSKKVAVVPGNAFGDCGEGFVRVSYAYSLSHLREAIKRISEFLEELKNGTV
- the ispE gene encoding 4-(cytidine 5'-diphospho)-2-C-methyl-D-erythritol kinase, which codes for MALYNNIKVKAYGKINLLLDIIGRREDGYHMLNTVMQTVSVYDTLELSIDADSPEGIEIVCDKEGFPLDSSNLIWKAAELFKEYTGITFGGKLIVKVEKNLPSQAGMGGGSADCAAMLKAMNTFFCTLKDEDELCELGAKLGADVPFCIKGGTRLCQGIGEITNKLPSIDCAFVIVKPDVSVSTPEAYKRYDLMKSPPRSHLDYFLKSLASGNVFSTIIYLFNVFEAAIDQPEIAQAKQTLKEAGALNTLMTGSGSAVFGVFENEKYAEQAAAKLSGKYNYCEVCVPVKSGYELMWVNR
- a CDS encoding radical SAM protein yields the protein MLKSCKLCPRKCGAERFAGKLGFCRAGAEIKIARADLHMWEEPPISGTNGSGTVFFSGCNLQCCFCQNHVISAEGKGFVLTAKELADTFLMLQDRGAHNINLVTAATYVPQIIEALDIAGDKLNIPIVYNSGGYENIETLEMLRGYVDIFLPDLKYYSGELSSDYSGASDYFGCASRSLIKMHELVGSPKFDENGIMKRGVIVRHLVLPSCRHDSAKIIGWLADNFTPNEILISLMSQYTPMYKAKDIEALSRRTSTFEYEYVCRLVEGCGFDGFFQQRSAAEDKYVPEFFDKKYY
- a CDS encoding HD domain-containing protein, with product MSKAMGSRYSVETSKESREYFEFVKDLLDNEVVREMKKFRHHYSTTCYQHCLNVSYYNYIVCKKLGLNAKAAARAGMLHDLFLYDWRDEPRKKGELPHGFTHPRIALENAKEHFELDKVEEDMIIKHMWPLTVKLPKYAESYVIVMIDKYAAMLEFGVHFKNVLSNTVHSIHKHN